In one Desulfallas thermosapovorans DSM 6562 genomic region, the following are encoded:
- a CDS encoding sulfite exporter TauE/SafE family protein: MMTMPMSGVEMAWWPLVLIGFTVGVVGGYFGLGGAWLVTPALNLFGFPMVYAVGTDMAHVAGKSIVSTFRHWRFGHVSVIIALTMLIGTMSGVEVGAQVLMFLNSIGLAGPVVRYIYMVLLFCMFFFMLREYLGAKKMEKETGKEVKDLVGNRLSRWIQNNLNVWPVIYCKTARMHISVWALIFLGIFTGFVAGILGIGGGLLRVPALIYLVGVPTKVAVGTDLFEVMFSGAYGGFTYGAKGMVELAAATLMLCGAAVGAQFGTICTKYVYGLTIRLVYSIACFFAFTSVVLKQVASNYSKVYEKGMLEVLAAQGITGNQAKIMLQYPEQMQHYMLNVANRPDWWQAFQTYNTINTVGCVVIMTAACGISGYILYLLAMGIMKERREKRQAEQQAQIKA, from the coding sequence ATGATGACCATGCCAATGAGCGGTGTGGAAATGGCTTGGTGGCCGCTCGTTTTAATCGGTTTTACCGTAGGTGTTGTTGGTGGTTACTTCGGTCTTGGCGGGGCATGGCTGGTAACACCGGCCCTGAACCTTTTCGGATTTCCGATGGTTTATGCAGTGGGTACCGATATGGCCCACGTTGCCGGTAAATCCATTGTATCAACTTTCAGGCACTGGCGATTCGGCCACGTCAGCGTGATTATTGCATTAACCATGCTGATAGGAACTATGTCGGGTGTCGAGGTGGGCGCCCAGGTGCTGATGTTCTTGAACAGCATAGGCCTGGCCGGGCCGGTGGTTCGATACATCTACATGGTATTACTGTTCTGTATGTTCTTCTTTATGCTGAGGGAATATCTCGGTGCCAAGAAGATGGAAAAGGAAACCGGTAAAGAAGTTAAAGACCTGGTCGGTAACAGGTTGTCCAGGTGGATTCAAAACAACCTGAACGTGTGGCCGGTAATTTACTGCAAAACCGCTCGCATGCACATCTCGGTTTGGGCGCTTATTTTCCTGGGCATTTTCACCGGTTTCGTAGCTGGTATCCTGGGTATCGGCGGCGGCCTGCTGCGGGTCCCCGCCCTGATCTACCTGGTTGGTGTTCCCACCAAGGTAGCCGTGGGCACCGACCTGTTCGAGGTAATGTTCTCGGGGGCTTACGGTGGTTTCACATACGGCGCCAAGGGGATGGTGGAACTGGCAGCAGCTACCCTGATGCTGTGCGGTGCAGCTGTGGGCGCCCAGTTCGGTACCATTTGCACCAAGTACGTTTATGGTCTCACCATTCGCCTGGTTTACTCCATTGCGTGCTTCTTTGCCTTTACCTCGGTGGTGCTGAAACAGGTGGCTTCCAACTACTCAAAGGTATATGAAAAGGGCATGCTGGAGGTGCTGGCAGCCCAGGGTATTACCGGAAACCAGGCCAAGATTATGCTGCAATACCCGGAGCAAATGCAGCATTATATGCTGAACGTAGCCAACCGGCCCGACTGGTGGCAGGCCTTCCAGACATACAATACAATCAACACGGTGGGCTGTGTGGTAATTATGACGGCGGCGTGCGGTATTAGCGGTTATATTCTCTACCTGCTGGCGATGGGTATTATGAAGGAAAGGCGTGAAAAACGCCAAGCGGAGCAGCAGGCGCAAATTAAAGCTTAA
- a CDS encoding transketolase, translating to MPSRTENSKPLTNREKQLIRFLRQLEWGEVRVRVENGQPVLIYEAIKTLRLGEKDTTPPSPGNKIIR from the coding sequence ATGCCCTCAAGAACCGAAAACTCCAAACCGCTGACCAACCGGGAAAAGCAATTAATCCGTTTCTTAAGACAACTTGAATGGGGCGAAGTAAGGGTAAGGGTTGAAAACGGCCAGCCGGTTTTAATATACGAGGCTATTAAAACTTTGAGGTTGGGTGAAAAGGATACCACCCCTCCAAGCCCCGGGAACAAAATTATTCGTTGA